A window of the Fuscovulum sp. genome harbors these coding sequences:
- a CDS encoding ABC transporter ATP-binding protein/permease yields the protein MRQIKPTDQANRPANGWATIKRVLPYLWPPGEGWVKRRVVAALLLLVAAKIVSVSTPFLYKQAVDALAGETPDTGTLLGLTAVGLTVAYGIARLGTVAFQELRDAVFVRVGQRALRKLALETFTHIHRLSLRYHITRKTGGLSRIIERGVKGVDFLLRFMLFSIGPLILELAMVAVIFATLFGFSYMAVVVVVITLYVIFTLKVTEWRVKLRREMNDQDTDANQKAIDSLLNYETVKYFNAEEREAGRYDRAMQFYEVAAVKTGQSLSFLNGGQAFLITSGLVIVMSMAALGVQRGELTVGDFVMVNAYMIQITMPLNFLGTVYREIRQALVDMGEMFGLLGQPAEVVDKPGAKALAVTGGSVEFDRVEFGYEETRAILKGISLTVPAGNKVALVGPSGSGKSTIGRLMFRFYDVNGGAIRIDGQDLRDVTQSSIHAQIGVVPQDTVLFNDTVRYNIAYGRADATEDEIVVAAKAAKIHDFIMSLPEGYETTVGERGLKLSGGEKQRVGIARTLLKNPPILILDEATSALDTQTERDIQDSLREMGQGRTVITIAHRLSTIADADQIVVLEAGEIVERGTHEDLLTRGGRYAAMWARQSSEEEETLAAE from the coding sequence ATGCGCCAGATCAAACCCACGGACCAAGCGAACCGCCCGGCCAATGGCTGGGCGACCATCAAGCGTGTGCTGCCCTATCTGTGGCCGCCCGGCGAAGGATGGGTGAAGCGGCGGGTGGTGGCGGCGCTGCTGTTGCTGGTGGCGGCGAAGATCGTGTCGGTGTCGACGCCGTTCCTGTACAAGCAGGCGGTGGATGCGCTGGCGGGGGAAACGCCGGATACCGGGACGCTGCTGGGGCTGACGGCGGTGGGGCTGACCGTGGCCTATGGGATTGCGCGGTTGGGGACGGTGGCGTTTCAGGAATTGCGCGACGCGGTGTTCGTGCGGGTTGGGCAGCGGGCGCTGCGCAAGCTGGCGCTGGAGACGTTCACGCATATTCACCGCCTGTCGCTGCGCTATCACATCACGCGCAAGACGGGGGGGCTGAGCCGGATCATCGAACGGGGTGTGAAGGGCGTGGATTTCCTGCTGCGCTTCATGCTGTTTTCCATCGGGCCGCTGATCCTTGAACTGGCGATGGTGGCGGTGATCTTTGCGACGCTGTTCGGGTTTTCCTATATGGCGGTCGTGGTGGTGGTGATCACGCTGTACGTCATCTTCACGCTGAAGGTGACGGAGTGGCGGGTGAAGCTGCGCCGCGAGATGAATGATCAGGATACCGATGCCAACCAGAAGGCCATCGACAGCCTGCTGAATTATGAAACGGTCAAGTATTTCAACGCCGAAGAGCGCGAGGCGGGGCGTTATGACCGGGCGATGCAGTTCTATGAAGTGGCGGCGGTCAAGACCGGGCAGAGCCTTTCGTTCCTGAACGGGGGGCAGGCATTCCTGATTACCTCTGGTCTGGTCATCGTGATGTCGATGGCGGCGCTGGGGGTGCAGCGGGGCGAGTTGACGGTCGGCGATTTCGTGATGGTCAACGCCTATATGATCCAGATCACCATGCCGCTGAACTTCCTCGGTACGGTCTACCGCGAAATCCGGCAGGCACTGGTGGATATGGGCGAGATGTTCGGTCTGCTGGGCCAGCCTGCGGAGGTGGTCGACAAGCCGGGGGCGAAGGCGCTGGCGGTGACGGGGGGATCGGTCGAGTTTGACCGGGTGGAGTTCGGCTATGAGGAGACGCGGGCGATCCTGAAGGGGATCAGCCTGACGGTGCCTGCGGGGAACAAGGTGGCGCTGGTGGGGCCGTCGGGTTCGGGCAAGTCGACCATCGGGCGGCTGATGTTCCGGTTCTATGACGTGAATGGCGGGGCGATCCGGATTGATGGGCAGGATTTGCGGGATGTGACGCAAAGTTCCATCCACGCGCAGATCGGGGTGGTGCCGCAGGATACGGTGCTGTTCAACGATACGGTGCGATACAACATCGCCTATGGCCGCGCGGATGCGACCGAGGATGAGATCGTGGTGGCGGCGAAGGCGGCCAAGATCCATGATTTCATCATGTCGCTGCCGGAGGGGTATGAAACCACGGTGGGCGAGCGCGGGTTGAAGCTTTCGGGGGGCGAGAAGCAGCGCGTGGGCATTGCGCGGACGCTGCTGAAAAACCCGCCGATCCTGATTCTGGATGAGGCGACAAGTGCGCTGGACACGCAGACGGAGCGGGATATTCAGGACAGCCTGCGCGAGATGGGGCAGGGGCGGACGGTGATTACCATCGCGCACCGCCTTTCGACCATCGCGGATGCGGATCAGATCGTGGTGCTGGAGGCGGGCGAGATCGTCGAGCGCGGCACGCATGAGGACTTGCTGACACGTGGCGGGCGCTATGCCGCGATGTGGGCGCGGCAATCGTCGGAAGAGGAAGAGACGCTGGCGGCCGAGTGA
- a CDS encoding TIGR00730 family Rossman fold protein yields the protein MTPLRSVCVFCGSRPGLRPAYAQAARSFGSAIATEGWRLVYGAGDVGLMGEVARAAQEAGATTMGVIPTHLMTRERGRRDLSQLVITEDMHERKKVMFMNSDAIVVLPGGAGSLDEFFEVLTWRQIGLHRKPIFLLDTEGYWQPLVALTRHVIDEGFAEETIQDYFTTVPDVPSLVLRLREALA from the coding sequence ATGACCCCGCTTCGTTCCGTCTGTGTCTTCTGTGGCTCACGTCCCGGCCTTCGCCCCGCCTATGCGCAGGCCGCCCGCAGCTTCGGCAGCGCCATCGCAACCGAAGGCTGGCGCCTCGTTTATGGCGCAGGCGACGTGGGGTTGATGGGCGAAGTGGCCCGCGCGGCACAGGAGGCGGGGGCCACCACCATGGGCGTCATCCCCACCCATCTTATGACCCGCGAACGCGGCCGCCGCGACCTGTCGCAACTCGTCATCACCGAAGACATGCACGAACGCAAAAAGGTGATGTTCATGAATTCCGATGCCATCGTCGTCCTGCCGGGCGGCGCGGGATCCCTGGACGAATTCTTCGAGGTGCTCACCTGGCGCCAGATCGGCCTGCACCGCAAACCGATCTTCCTTCTGGATACCGAAGGCTACTGGCAACCCCTCGTCGCCCTCACCCGCCACGTCATCGACGAAGGCTTCGCCGAAGAAACCATACAGGATTACTTCACCACCGTCCCCGACGTGCCCAGCCTCGTCCTGCGCCTGCGCGAGGCGCTGGCCTGA
- a CDS encoding PQQ-binding-like beta-propeller repeat protein, whose translation MMRAEAAGPVGRDAKRTHGDIRGDIRGNMGAGTVKRRFWVTISGLAMATALAGCERELILSGERFSVREPLEASIPVEGQPAPVAAPIRPENQSVPISLPSAVANADWSQRGGAANHAQPHGALSAAPQRVWTVNAGKGNSRKNRVSAAPVVADGRVYTMDAAAVVQATGTNGAVLWQSDLTAEFDRGGGVSGGGLAAGPGRVYAATAYGELVALDAASGAVVWRQRLDSAVTGAPTVSGGTVFVSGRDGSGWAIAADTGRVRWTVPGAVGSTGMIGAAGPSVGDNVVLFPFTNGSVTAALKVSGVQVWQAPVTGQRVGRAFAGVTDITGDAVVMGDVTYVGTASGRTAALDTSSGERIWTAVEGALNPPLVVGGSVFVVNDENRLVRLDAATGAPIWAVDMPYFTKDKPKRRKAIVPHFGPVLAGGRLAVVSGDGQLRLFNPADGALVGGAEIPGGASAPPALAGGTLYVVSGNGQLHAFR comes from the coding sequence ATGATGCGGGCTGAAGCAGCAGGGCCGGTTGGCCGGGACGCAAAGCGGACGCATGGCGACATTCGGGGCGACATTCGGGGCAACATGGGGGCCGGAACGGTGAAGCGCAGGTTTTGGGTGACGATCTCGGGGCTCGCCATGGCGACGGCCCTGGCCGGATGCGAACGCGAACTGATCCTGTCGGGCGAACGCTTTTCGGTGCGTGAACCGCTTGAAGCGTCGATCCCTGTCGAGGGGCAGCCCGCGCCGGTGGCTGCGCCGATCCGGCCGGAAAACCAGTCTGTGCCCATCTCGCTGCCATCGGCGGTGGCCAATGCCGATTGGTCGCAGCGCGGTGGCGCGGCGAACCACGCCCAGCCGCATGGCGCATTGTCAGCCGCGCCGCAACGGGTGTGGACGGTGAATGCAGGCAAGGGCAACAGCCGCAAGAACCGCGTAAGCGCGGCCCCTGTGGTGGCGGATGGCCGGGTCTATACGATGGATGCGGCGGCGGTTGTGCAGGCCACGGGGACGAATGGCGCGGTGCTGTGGCAATCCGATCTGACCGCCGAGTTTGACCGGGGCGGTGGTGTGTCGGGGGGCGGGCTGGCTGCAGGGCCGGGGCGCGTCTATGCGGCGACGGCCTATGGCGAGCTGGTCGCTCTGGATGCGGCAAGTGGCGCGGTGGTGTGGCGGCAGCGGCTGGATTCTGCGGTGACGGGTGCGCCGACGGTTTCGGGCGGCACGGTGTTCGTGTCGGGTCGCGACGGATCAGGCTGGGCGATTGCCGCCGATACGGGGCGCGTGCGCTGGACCGTGCCGGGGGCTGTCGGGTCCACGGGGATGATCGGGGCGGCTGGACCTTCGGTTGGTGACAACGTGGTGCTGTTCCCGTTCACCAACGGGTCGGTGACGGCGGCGCTGAAAGTATCGGGCGTGCAGGTCTGGCAGGCCCCGGTGACGGGGCAGCGCGTGGGCCGTGCCTTTGCGGGTGTGACGGATATCACGGGCGACGCGGTGGTGATGGGCGATGTGACCTATGTGGGCACCGCATCGGGCCGGACGGCGGCGCTGGATACATCCTCGGGCGAGCGGATCTGGACGGCTGTGGAAGGCGCGCTGAACCCACCACTGGTGGTGGGGGGATCGGTGTTCGTCGTGAATGACGAGAACCGTCTGGTGCGGCTGGATGCGGCGACGGGTGCGCCGATCTGGGCGGTGGACATGCCCTATTTCACCAAGGACAAGCCGAAGCGGCGCAAGGCCATTGTTCCGCATTTCGGCCCTGTGCTGGCAGGCGGACGGCTGGCGGTGGTGTCGGGTGACGGGCAGCTGCGGCTGTTCAATCCGGCGGATGGCGCGCTTGTCGGCGGTGCAGAGATCCCCGGTGGTGCCTCGGCCCCGCCGGCGCTGGCGGGTGGCACGCTGTATGTTGTCAGCGGGAATGGACAACTTCACGCTTTCCGTTGA
- a CDS encoding sarcosine oxidase subunit gamma family protein, with protein sequence MSEPKSALGGAVAGGFASVREIGPVGMITLRAKPDAAGLAKAVKAAVGTGLPGVRGIVTEGDRACGWMSPDEYLLVMPYAAVAGALEAIGKAMAGAHHLAVDVSDARAVFRVEGAKAEQVLAKLSPVDFAKLEPGELRRTRAAQVAAALWREGDGFTVVCFRSVARYVFDLLASGAKPGSELH encoded by the coding sequence ATGTCTGAACCCAAAAGCGCATTGGGCGGGGCTGTGGCGGGGGGCTTTGCCTCGGTCCGTGAAATCGGGCCGGTGGGGATGATCACCCTGCGCGCCAAGCCGGACGCGGCGGGGCTGGCCAAGGCGGTGAAGGCCGCTGTGGGGACGGGCTTGCCGGGGGTGCGGGGGATCGTGACGGAAGGTGATCGCGCCTGCGGCTGGATGAGCCCGGACGAATATCTGCTGGTCATGCCCTATGCGGCGGTGGCGGGGGCGCTGGAGGCCATCGGCAAGGCCATGGCGGGCGCGCATCACCTTGCGGTGGATGTGTCGGACGCACGGGCGGTGTTCCGGGTGGAGGGCGCAAAGGCCGAACAGGTGCTGGCCAAGCTGTCGCCAGTGGATTTCGCGAAGCTGGAACCTGGCGAGTTGCGCCGGACGCGGGCGGCGCAGGTGGCGGCGGCGCTGTGGCGCGAGGGGGACGGGTTTACTGTCGTCTGCTTCCGGTCGGTGGCGCGCTATGTGTTCGACCTGCTGGCATCTGGCGCGAAGCCGGGGTCGGAACTGCACTGA
- the der gene encoding ribosome biogenesis GTPase Der, whose translation MSFTLAIVGRPNVGKSTLFNRLVGRKLALVDDQPGVTRDLREGDARLFDLRFTVIDTAGLEEVTDDSLQGRMRRLTERAVELADVCLILIDGRMGVMPTDEVFADILRKKNARVILGVNKAEGAAGDSGALEAWSLGLGEPIRLSAEHGEGMDDLYRILLPFREEFAEREAMNTPDVEVDVSEELSEEEAEATAYRPTAKKPLQIAVIGRPNAGKSTLINKIIGEDRLLTGPEAGITRDAISVRSDWLGTPIRIFDTAGMRKKARVTEKLEKLSVADGLRAVRFAEVVVVLLDVEIPFEVQDLRIADYAESEGRGVVIAVNKWDLEDEKQEKLAELKEMFERLLPQLRGAPLITVSAKTGRGLDRLHDAIRRTHDIWNKRITTARLNTWLGAMTEAHPPPAPGGHRIKLRYMTQVKARPPGFVIMCSRPDEMPESYKRYLVNGLRDHFEMPGVPIRIMFRSQSDKNPFKDRKFHTPSRLRKHKEGRKD comes from the coding sequence ATGAGCTTCACCCTTGCGATCGTGGGTCGCCCCAATGTGGGGAAATCCACGCTGTTCAACCGTCTGGTCGGGCGGAAGCTGGCGCTGGTCGATGACCAACCCGGCGTGACGCGCGACCTGCGCGAGGGGGATGCGCGTCTTTTTGACCTGCGGTTCACCGTGATCGACACGGCCGGTCTGGAAGAAGTGACCGATGACAGCCTTCAGGGACGGATGCGGCGTCTGACCGAACGCGCGGTGGAACTGGCCGATGTGTGCCTGATTCTGATCGACGGGCGGATGGGCGTGATGCCCACGGATGAGGTGTTTGCCGATATCCTGCGGAAAAAGAACGCGCGGGTGATCCTGGGGGTGAACAAGGCCGAGGGCGCAGCGGGGGATTCCGGCGCGCTTGAGGCGTGGTCGCTTGGCCTGGGTGAGCCGATCCGTCTTTCGGCGGAGCATGGCGAGGGGATGGACGATCTGTATCGTATCCTGCTGCCTTTCCGTGAGGAATTTGCCGAACGCGAGGCGATGAACACGCCCGATGTCGAGGTCGATGTTTCTGAGGAGTTGAGCGAGGAGGAGGCCGAAGCCACCGCCTATCGCCCGACTGCCAAGAAGCCGTTGCAGATTGCGGTGATCGGGCGGCCCAATGCAGGGAAATCGACGTTGATCAACAAGATCATCGGCGAGGACCGGTTGCTGACGGGGCCGGAGGCGGGGATCACGCGGGATGCGATTTCGGTCCGGTCGGACTGGCTGGGGACGCCGATCCGGATTTTCGACACGGCGGGGATGCGCAAGAAGGCGCGGGTGACCGAGAAGCTGGAAAAGCTGTCGGTGGCGGACGGGCTGCGCGCGGTGCGCTTTGCCGAGGTGGTCGTCGTGCTGCTGGATGTGGAGATCCCGTTCGAGGTGCAGGATCTGCGGATCGCGGATTATGCCGAGTCTGAGGGCCGGGGCGTGGTGATCGCGGTCAACAAATGGGATCTGGAAGACGAGAAGCAGGAAAAGCTGGCCGAGCTGAAGGAGATGTTCGAACGTCTTCTGCCGCAGTTGCGTGGGGCGCCGCTGATTACGGTGTCGGCCAAGACCGGGCGCGGGCTGGACCGGCTGCACGATGCGATCCGGCGGACGCATGACATCTGGAACAAGCGGATCACGACGGCGCGGCTGAACACTTGGCTGGGCGCGATGACCGAGGCGCACCCGCCGCCGGCACCGGGCGGGCACCGCATCAAGCTGCGGTACATGACGCAGGTGAAGGCGCGGCCGCCGGGGTTTGTGATCATGTGTTCGCGGCCTGATGAGATGCCGGAAAGCTATAAGCGCTATTTGGTGAACGGGTTGCGCGACCATTTCGAGATGCCGGGCGTGCCGATCCGGATCATGTTCCGGTCGCAAAGCGACAAGAACCCGTTCAAGGACCGCAAGTTCCACACACCCTCCCGCCTGCGCAAGCATAAGGAAGGGCGGAAGGACTGA
- the serS gene encoding serine--tRNA ligase, with amino-acid sequence MHDIRAIRENPAAFDEGLRRRGLPPASPEILALDADRRARIVAAETATAEQNRASKDVGAAKARGDDAEFERLRALVSDKKAEIARLTAEADAQDAALRDMLMRIPNLPLAAVPEGKDEDDNVELRRWGTPRAFDFKPLEHFDIPGVKPGMDFETAAKLSGARFVVLRGAVIRVHRALAQMMLDTHITDHGLTETWTPVLVKEEAMYGTNQLPKFAEDSYQTTNGWWLVPTSEVTLTNTVAGDVLDEAHLPIRMTAHTQCFRSEAGSAGKDTTGMLRQHQFEKVEMVSITTPDTSLAEHDRMTRCAEAILEKLGLPYRTIVLCTGDMGFGAQKTHDLEVWLPGQNRYREISSVSVCGDFQARRMNARFRPTGGGKPEFVHTLNGSGLAVGRCLIAVLENGQQADGSVDLPAALHPYLGGKTRIAADGTLA; translated from the coding sequence ATGCATGACATTCGCGCCATCCGCGAGAATCCCGCCGCCTTCGACGAAGGCCTGCGCCGTCGTGGCCTGCCCCCCGCCTCGCCCGAAATCCTCGCCCTCGATGCCGACCGCCGCGCCCGCATCGTCGCCGCTGAAACCGCCACCGCCGAACAAAACCGCGCCTCCAAGGATGTGGGGGCCGCCAAAGCCCGCGGTGACGATGCCGAATTTGAACGTCTGCGTGCGCTTGTCTCGGATAAAAAGGCCGAAATCGCCCGCCTCACGGCCGAGGCCGACGCCCAGGATGCCGCCCTGCGCGACATGCTGATGCGCATCCCCAACCTACCCCTCGCCGCGGTGCCAGAGGGCAAGGACGAAGACGACAACGTCGAACTGCGCCGCTGGGGCACCCCCCGCGCCTTCGATTTCAAACCGCTGGAACATTTCGATATTCCCGGCGTCAAACCCGGCATGGACTTTGAAACCGCCGCCAAACTTTCCGGCGCGCGTTTCGTCGTGCTGCGCGGCGCGGTCATCCGCGTCCACCGCGCGCTGGCGCAGATGATGCTCGATACCCACATCACCGACCATGGCCTGACCGAAACCTGGACCCCGGTTCTGGTGAAGGAAGAGGCGATGTATGGCACCAACCAACTGCCCAAATTCGCCGAAGACAGCTACCAAACCACCAATGGCTGGTGGCTTGTCCCCACATCTGAGGTCACGCTCACCAACACCGTCGCAGGCGACGTTCTTGACGAAGCCCATCTTCCCATCCGCATGACCGCCCACACCCAGTGCTTCCGGTCCGAGGCAGGTTCGGCAGGCAAGGACACCACCGGGATGCTCCGCCAGCATCAGTTCGAAAAGGTGGAAATGGTGTCGATCACCACCCCCGACACCAGCCTCGCTGAACATGACCGCATGACGCGCTGCGCCGAAGCCATCCTTGAAAAGCTGGGCCTGCCCTATCGCACCATCGTCCTTTGCACCGGCGACATGGGCTTTGGCGCGCAAAAAACCCATGATCTTGAGGTTTGGCTTCCCGGTCAGAACCGCTATCGCGAAATTTCCTCCGTCTCCGTCTGCGGCGATTTTCAGGCCCGCCGCATGAACGCCCGCTTCCGCCCCACTGGCGGCGGCAAGCCAGAGTTTGTCCACACCCTCAACGGCTCCGGCCTTGCCGTGGGCCGCTGCCTGATCGCGGTGCTGGAAAACGGGCAACAGGCCGACGGCTCTGTCGATCTGCCCGCCGCCCTGCACCCCTATCTCGGCGGCAAAACCCGCATCGCCGCAGATGGGACGCTCGCCTGA
- a CDS encoding LysM peptidoglycan-binding domain-containing protein, with protein MKPWAEMSVAGCGGVIGGVAAVIAALFYGAWSVSRPPVEPVGVVTGTGTGEAAPAEGEATGEAAADAGAAETADAEAAPEAGADVAGAKASGAETAGAETAGAETAGAEPPADAAAGDVAADAEAGAVAEAEAEAVAEPEAVAEPAPDAAAEVVPEVVIVPPSFDLVRVEKDGSALVAGAAVPEAVLSLRVTGEEIVSVPADGQGKFVAMFNLAPSVAPRVLSLVMQMPDGTEVAAEGSVVIAPTVAPVAPVAVAEAPVDEPREEAMAEVGTPEAEPAPEAVAEAEAAPAAPAALLVTDEGAKVLQSAEDMPPELVANVTIDTITYTPEGAVQLAGRGKPERVVRLYLDNAPLSEATISAAGDWAVTLPEVAAGIYTLRADQVDAAGAVISRFETPFKRETVEALAAASAGEAEAEAGAAAGAAVGAETAGEVVAEAEPAAEAVGAAEGEAVAEAVALVTVTVQPGFTLWQIASEQLGAGPRYVQVFEANKDQIRDPDLIYPGQVFAIPEVE; from the coding sequence ATGAAGCCTTGGGCAGAGATGTCGGTTGCCGGATGCGGTGGCGTGATCGGCGGGGTGGCCGCGGTGATCGCGGCGTTGTTCTATGGGGCGTGGAGCGTGAGCCGCCCGCCTGTGGAACCGGTAGGGGTGGTGACCGGGACGGGCACGGGCGAGGCCGCACCCGCCGAGGGTGAGGCTACTGGTGAGGCGGCGGCGGATGCCGGAGCGGCCGAGACTGCGGATGCGGAGGCTGCGCCTGAGGCGGGTGCCGATGTGGCCGGGGCAAAGGCGAGTGGGGCGGAGACTGCCGGCGCGGAGACTGCTGGGGCTGAGACTGCCGGAGCGGAGCCGCCGGCGGATGCGGCGGCTGGTGACGTTGCGGCGGATGCTGAGGCGGGGGCGGTTGCCGAGGCCGAGGCCGAGGCGGTGGCAGAGCCGGAAGCCGTTGCAGAGCCTGCGCCGGATGCGGCGGCGGAGGTGGTGCCCGAGGTGGTTATCGTGCCGCCGTCTTTTGATCTGGTGCGGGTGGAAAAGGATGGATCGGCGCTGGTGGCCGGGGCGGCGGTGCCCGAGGCTGTGTTGTCCTTGCGGGTGACGGGTGAAGAGATTGTCAGCGTTCCGGCGGATGGGCAGGGCAAGTTCGTGGCGATGTTCAACCTTGCTCCCAGCGTTGCGCCGCGTGTCTTGTCGCTGGTGATGCAGATGCCGGACGGGACGGAGGTAGCGGCGGAAGGGTCTGTCGTGATCGCGCCGACGGTGGCACCTGTGGCACCTGTTGCGGTGGCAGAGGCCCCGGTGGATGAGCCGCGGGAAGAAGCCATGGCGGAAGTGGGAACGCCCGAGGCGGAGCCGGCGCCGGAAGCCGTGGCAGAGGCTGAAGCCGCGCCTGCTGCGCCTGCGGCTTTGCTGGTGACGGATGAGGGGGCGAAGGTGTTGCAATCGGCGGAGGACATGCCGCCGGAACTGGTGGCCAATGTGACCATCGACACCATCACCTATACGCCCGAAGGGGCGGTGCAATTGGCCGGGCGGGGCAAGCCGGAGCGGGTGGTGCGGCTGTATCTGGACAATGCGCCGCTGAGCGAGGCGACCATTTCGGCGGCCGGGGACTGGGCGGTGACGCTGCCCGAGGTGGCGGCCGGGATCTATACCCTGCGCGCCGATCAGGTGGATGCGGCGGGGGCGGTGATCAGCCGCTTCGAGACGCCCTTCAAGCGCGAGACGGTCGAGGCGCTGGCGGCGGCATCTGCGGGAGAGGCAGAAGCTGAGGCAGGGGCTGCGGCTGGGGCTGCGGTTGGGGCCGAAACGGCCGGTGAGGTTGTGGCCGAGGCGGAACCTGCGGCAGAGGCTGTGGGTGCGGCAGAGGGCGAAGCTGTGGCCGAGGCGGTGGCACTAGTCACGGTGACAGTGCAGCCAGGCTTTACCCTGTGGCAGATCGCCAGCGAGCAGTTGGGGGCCGGGCCGCGCTATGTGCAGGTGTTCGAGGCCAACAAGGACCAGATCCGCGATCCCGACCTGATCTATCCCGGGCAGGTCTTTGCCATCCCCGAGGTGGAATAG
- a CDS encoding calcium-binding protein has translation MGIEFLMWPLLLLGLVGYDVISAADDDDIDPVVTPPINPDAGYTPTLDTGGAKSQTGDPDMRSLFDTTDYADTQTGSDDDDTMVAAPGATDVVFYGGAGNDRITGSADDDWAQGATGNDSLSMGSGDDFGFGGEGNDTLIGDSGADFLHGGLNDDSLYGGTGADSLHGGAGNDQLTADAGDDAVYGGAGNDSLDSGADNDTVFGGAGYDTMVGGSGNDSMNGDAGNDSIVAGSGNDTVIGGDGADTVLGDDGNDLLTGFDGDDSMTGGSGNDSLFGGNDDDVLSGELGNDSLAGGGGSDRLTGGEGNDTIAGDGGDDRLDGGAGNDSLSGGDENDTLVGGSGNDTLTGGTGSDSFVLDTPGTPDGVTTVTDFGADDRLVIDWSGTTPPTVTTTPDTANNRTAVYVNGVLTAYVQGTTTLTPDQIALNRIT, from the coding sequence ATGGGTATCGAGTTTCTGATGTGGCCACTCCTCCTGCTGGGGCTTGTGGGCTATGACGTCATTTCCGCTGCAGATGACGATGACATTGACCCTGTCGTCACCCCCCCCATCAATCCTGATGCTGGCTACACCCCAACGCTCGATACCGGCGGCGCAAAAAGCCAGACTGGCGATCCGGACATGCGGTCGCTCTTCGATACCACCGATTATGCCGATACCCAGACCGGCTCAGACGATGATGACACGATGGTCGCCGCTCCCGGCGCGACCGACGTCGTCTTCTACGGCGGTGCCGGCAATGACAGGATCACCGGCAGCGCCGATGACGATTGGGCACAGGGCGCAACCGGCAATGACAGCCTGTCGATGGGCAGCGGTGATGACTTCGGCTTCGGCGGCGAGGGCAACGACACCCTCATCGGCGACAGCGGGGCCGATTTCCTGCATGGCGGCCTGAATGATGACAGCCTCTATGGCGGCACCGGGGCCGACAGCCTGCATGGCGGCGCGGGCAATGACCAACTGACCGCAGATGCCGGTGATGACGCCGTCTATGGCGGCGCAGGCAATGACAGCCTGGACAGCGGCGCCGACAATGACACCGTCTTCGGCGGCGCAGGCTATGACACCATGGTCGGCGGCAGCGGTAATGACAGCATGAACGGCGATGCCGGGAATGACTCCATCGTCGCCGGAAGCGGCAACGACACCGTCATCGGCGGCGACGGGGCCGATACCGTGCTCGGCGATGATGGCAACGATCTGCTGACCGGCTTCGACGGCGATGACAGCATGACCGGCGGCAGCGGCAATGACAGCCTCTTCGGCGGCAATGATGATGACGTGCTCTCCGGCGAACTGGGCAACGATTCCCTCGCAGGTGGCGGCGGCAGCGACCGGCTGACCGGGGGCGAAGGCAATGACACGATCGCAGGCGATGGCGGCGATGACCGGCTCGACGGCGGCGCCGGCAATGACAGCCTCTCCGGCGGGGATGAGAATGACACGCTGGTCGGCGGTTCGGGCAACGATACCCTGACTGGCGGCACCGGGTCCGATTCCTTCGTCCTCGATACTCCCGGCACACCTGATGGCGTGACAACCGTCACCGATTTCGGGGCCGATGATCGCCTCGTGATCGATTGGTCCGGCACCACGCCGCCGACCGTCACCACCACCCCCGATACGGCCAACAACCGCACCGCAGTCTATGTCAACGGCGTGCTGACGGCCTATGTGCAGGGCACCACCACGCTGACGCCAGATCAGATCGCGTTGAACCGCATCACGTGA
- a CDS encoding superoxide dismutase: protein MAFTLPDLPYAHDALASLGMSKETFEYHHDIHHKAYVDNGNKLLAASEYEAMSLEDIITSTYQAGAVAQSGLFNNASQHWNHALFWEIMGPGENKKMPSELELALAESFGSVAKFKEDFAAAGAGQFGSGWAWLVKDKDGALKVTKTENGVNPLCFGQTALLGCDVWEHSYYIDFRNKRPAYLTNFLDKLVNWEAVAAKL from the coding sequence ATGGCTTTCACGCTTCCCGATCTTCCCTATGCACATGACGCGCTGGCGTCGCTGGGCATGTCGAAGGAAACCTTCGAGTATCACCACGACATCCACCACAAGGCCTATGTCGACAACGGCAACAAGCTGCTGGCCGCGTCGGAATATGAGGCGATGAGCCTGGAAGACATCATCACCAGCACCTATCAGGCTGGCGCGGTGGCGCAGAGCGGTCTGTTCAACAACGCCTCGCAGCATTGGAACCATGCCCTGTTCTGGGAGATCATGGGGCCGGGCGAGAACAAGAAGATGCCGAGCGAGCTGGAGCTTGCGCTGGCAGAGAGCTTTGGGTCGGTGGCCAAGTTCAAGGAAGATTTCGCGGCTGCCGGGGCCGGACAGTTCGGGTCGGGCTGGGCCTGGCTGGTGAAGGACAAGGACGGCGCGCTGAAGGTGACCAAGACCGAGAATGGCGTGAACCCGCTGTGCTTTGGCCAGACCGCGCTGCTGGGCTGCGATGTGTGGGAACATTCCTATTACATCGACTTCCGCAACAAGCGCCCGGCTTATCTGACCAACTTCCTGGACAAGCTGGTGAACTGGGAAGCGGTTGCGGCGAAGCTGTGA